Part of the Methanosphaera sp. WGK6 genome is shown below.
TACTATTATTAGCATCTTGAACTAATGGGCCATGATGTATTTTAACATTAGATAATTTATCTACTTCATATTCTAGAAGAATATGTGCTACATTATCGGAACTAATATAATATCCCTTTTCAAGTAATCGGAAATCATACATTTTTGAAACTTTTTCTAATGATTTCATGGTTTTATTTACTTGAGGATAAATAACATCTGTAGGTAATTTTGGAACATTAAATGATAATACATAACATTTCGTCTGTCTTTTATTAAATTCATGGATTATTTCATCAACACTTGTTTTAACATGTTTATCTTCAAAATAATCTTCACTTGGATTTTTAAGATAATTTCTTGAAGCTACTATGAATTCAGAGAATTTTTGCATAGATAATGCTGCTGCTACATTTCTATTTTTATCCACGGGGTCAATCACGATTAAAGGATCTTTATAATTAGAGCAAGTACCATACTCTTCTAAATCTATTTCAAATTTGTTATGCCAGTTATTTGCAGCATTAGTTATAACATTTTCAAATGTATGGTACTCTAGAATTAATAATTCACAAAGATATCCAGAAAATCCACTAACTTTATAATTTGCACCATATGTATTTATTGATGACATAAATTTCTTAAGAAGTAGTACTTGATCTGCCTCTTCATCAGTTAAATGACTTTGAACATAATCTGTATGGAGTATAGTTCTATCTACTGCGGATTTAAGTTCATTAGCATCTTTAATATTATAACAAGGTACAAAATCAACTTCAAATCCATCAATTAAACCTGTAATATAGGGGTGTGAAGCATATCTTTTTTCAGATTCTCCACCTACAACGTTAATACAGTATTGTCCAAATTCTAATCCATATTCTTTAAGTTCT
Proteins encoded:
- the cca gene encoding CCA tRNA nucleotidyltransferase — encoded protein: MQGDIIYNQILNSIKPSEEERKVLLSFSDKLRNIILDYAKEKNVTIDCRLVGSMAKKTSLIDKADFDIFMTFPLDYSEEELKEYGLEFGQYCINVVGGESEKRYASHPYITGLIDGFEVDFVPCYNIKDANELKSAVDRTILHTDYVQSHLTDEEADQVLLLKKFMSSINTYGANYKVSGFSGYLCELLILEYHTFENVITNAANNWHNKFEIDLEEYGTCSNYKDPLIVIDPVDKNRNVAAALSMQKFSEFIVASRNYLKNPSEDYFEDKHVKTSVDEIIHEFNKRQTKCYVLSFNVPKLPTDVIYPQVNKTMKSLEKVSKMYDFRLLEKGYYISSDNVAHILLEYEVDKLSNVKIHHGPLVQDANNSINFKNKYPNAYIHNNKWISLTNRKYITVQDMITNIFKKENMSILKLGKNIKEEILNKYFFEEVTEYIKSENTEDLSNIYMHLYPNFKLER